One genomic region from Neorhodopirellula lusitana encodes:
- a CDS encoding BNR repeat-containing protein, with amino-acid sequence MIQAKILQGRLASWSTIGLLACLLHGFASLSVRASEVELLDNSTVCENALTFARGPAARFGHTVNGRTHQQTPLVTYRGYQYVTFVDASRCVCIGRRKLPTGQWQVIQFADHRFQTNDSHNTSVIGICDKDGTIHMAFDHHASPLNYRVSKQGAAHDPDSVTWNADLFGEVQHSLGSVQTDVRVTYPRFISSPNGNLMLYYRAVTSGNGDGMIEEYNGDTHAWTPELGKFISRDIGTYTFAGNTSDYRCPYVNSVSYAGNRLHVSWVWRDRFERTSVVNQHDLCYAYSDDHGRTWHNSAGKVIGKTGVEFIHLDTPGLVVAPIDSRSGLTNQNTHYAYCDGRVHVVMQHRDGETGTKRYHHYWRSSEGVWDHQVLPFAGGRPKLVGTDEHSFVLVYRDDDVDGHGQRLCLAEAHPNADQTGWIWEKVALPQHDSVLGEPVLDLDRWEDTQVLSVYLQEEPAGMVSTRHPEPIDGKPSPLKVVDYRMSGMTGHVVVSHVAKQPEADPEHTPVETREVSEPAVEIARTTMPMKAANE; translated from the coding sequence ATGATACAAGCAAAGATTTTGCAAGGACGCTTGGCCAGTTGGTCCACGATTGGACTGCTCGCTTGCCTACTGCACGGGTTTGCTTCGTTGTCGGTTCGAGCGAGCGAAGTTGAATTGCTTGACAATAGCACCGTTTGTGAAAACGCACTCACGTTTGCACGTGGCCCGGCGGCTCGGTTTGGGCACACTGTCAACGGTCGGACTCATCAGCAAACCCCGCTGGTGACCTACCGGGGTTATCAATACGTGACGTTTGTGGACGCCAGTCGCTGTGTTTGTATCGGACGCCGAAAGTTGCCGACCGGGCAATGGCAAGTGATCCAGTTCGCGGATCATCGTTTTCAAACCAACGATTCTCACAACACTTCCGTGATCGGAATCTGTGACAAAGATGGCACGATCCACATGGCGTTCGATCATCACGCCTCGCCACTGAACTATCGCGTCTCGAAACAGGGAGCAGCCCACGATCCGGACTCGGTGACTTGGAATGCCGACTTGTTTGGTGAAGTTCAGCATTCCCTCGGATCGGTTCAAACTGACGTGCGGGTGACGTACCCAAGATTCATCTCGTCGCCCAACGGGAACTTGATGCTTTACTACCGCGCGGTTACGTCCGGGAACGGCGATGGCATGATTGAGGAATACAATGGCGACACGCATGCCTGGACTCCTGAACTAGGCAAGTTCATCTCTCGTGATATCGGCACCTACACCTTTGCGGGGAACACCAGCGACTACCGTTGTCCTTATGTGAACTCCGTTTCCTACGCGGGCAACCGACTTCACGTGTCGTGGGTTTGGCGAGATCGTTTTGAACGAACCAGTGTCGTCAACCAACACGACCTCTGTTACGCGTACAGTGACGACCATGGCCGGACTTGGCACAATTCGGCGGGGAAAGTGATTGGCAAGACGGGTGTCGAGTTCATTCATCTGGACACACCGGGCTTGGTGGTCGCCCCGATCGATTCACGATCTGGACTCACCAATCAAAACACGCATTACGCCTACTGCGACGGACGTGTCCACGTTGTCATGCAGCATCGCGATGGTGAGACAGGGACCAAACGCTACCATCACTATTGGCGTTCCAGCGAAGGTGTTTGGGATCATCAGGTCCTGCCGTTCGCGGGCGGGCGGCCCAAGTTGGTTGGCACTGACGAGCATTCCTTTGTGCTGGTCTACAGAGACGATGACGTCGATGGTCACGGTCAGCGATTGTGTCTCGCGGAGGCTCATCCGAATGCGGACCAGACTGGGTGGATCTGGGAAAAGGTAGCATTGCCCCAACATGATTCGGTCCTTGGCGAGCCGGTCTTGGATCTGGACCGATGGGAAGACACGCAGGTCTTGTCGGTCTACTTACAAGAAGAGCCGGCGGGAATGGTTTCAACCCGACATCCAGAGCCCATTGACGGAAAACCATCGCCATTGAAAGTGGTGGATTACCGAATGTCTGGGATGACCGGGCATGTCGTCGTCTCCCATGTGGCGAAGCAACCGGAGGCTGATCCGGAGCATACTCCGGTCGAGACGCGAGAAGTCAGCGAGCCCGCGGTTGAGATAGCACGCACTACGATGCCAATGAAAGCCGCAAATGAATAA